A genomic window from Candidatus Eisenbacteria bacterium includes:
- a CDS encoding DUF4255 domain-containing protein: MSNSLAIAAVTSTLRHMMDGELGGGINVTTLPPDRARNGQNGNQINLFLYHVEVSGAWRNGRMPLQTRPSEPAEPPLGLNLRYLLTAYGQADDDVSAHEILGRAMLCLHDRPVLNREEIRGALNGNDLGDQVERVRLTPQALSLEETSKMWTAFQVNYRISAAYEAAVVLIESARTTPRPLPVLTRGKADHGVYVYASMLPPYPTLFEVEIPRKQPSVRPGDIITLRGHELGGDDLEVFLQHRRWEEAKKADGVMGGTDDAIRLLIPAGALPAGIYSVHSKVKPRDQEFPRESNDVTFALAPEIMSKTVNRVGDVATLEIEVSPPVLKAQKVELLLGSRPLPPTDRDDPRKLKFRITGAKAGDKHWIRVRVDGVDSHLVTDYDQPVPSFDSKYEVKIP; the protein is encoded by the coding sequence ATGAGCAACTCGCTGGCGATCGCCGCCGTGACCTCGACACTGCGCCACATGATGGATGGCGAGCTCGGCGGCGGAATCAACGTCACCACCCTGCCGCCCGATCGGGCACGCAACGGACAGAACGGAAACCAGATCAATCTGTTCCTCTACCACGTCGAGGTCAGCGGGGCGTGGAGAAATGGCCGCATGCCGCTCCAGACCCGGCCGTCCGAGCCCGCCGAGCCGCCGCTCGGGCTCAACCTGCGTTACCTGCTCACCGCCTACGGCCAGGCCGACGACGACGTCTCCGCGCACGAGATCCTCGGCAGGGCGATGCTGTGTCTCCACGATCGACCCGTGCTCAACCGCGAGGAGATTCGTGGTGCCCTCAACGGAAACGACCTCGGCGATCAGGTCGAGCGGGTGCGGCTCACGCCTCAGGCGCTCTCGCTCGAAGAGACGTCGAAGATGTGGACGGCGTTCCAGGTGAACTATCGCATCTCCGCCGCGTACGAGGCCGCGGTCGTGTTGATCGAGAGTGCGCGCACGACGCCCCGGCCCCTGCCGGTCTTGACGCGGGGCAAGGCCGACCACGGCGTCTACGTCTACGCGAGCATGCTGCCGCCCTACCCGACGTTGTTCGAGGTGGAGATCCCCCGCAAGCAGCCGTCGGTGAGACCAGGCGACATCATCACGCTTCGGGGTCATGAGCTCGGTGGAGACGACCTCGAGGTTTTCCTCCAGCACCGCAGGTGGGAAGAAGCGAAGAAGGCCGATGGCGTGATGGGGGGCACCGACGACGCGATTCGTCTCCTGATCCCGGCGGGAGCGTTACCGGCGGGGATCTACTCCGTGCACTCGAAGGTGAAGCCGCGCGATCAGGAGTTTCCGCGCGAGTCCAACGACGTGACCTTCGCGCTGGCGCCCGAGATCATGAGCAAGACCGTCAACCGAGTCGGCGACGTCGCGACCCTCGAGATCGAGGTCTCCCCGCCGGTGCTCAAGGCGCAGAAGGTGGAGCTGCTCCTCGGTTCACGCCCGCTGCCGCCCACCGATCGAGATGACCCTCGCAAGCTGAAGTTCCGCATCACCGGCGCAAAGGCTGGCGACAAGCACTGGATTCGAGTGCGCGTCGACGGCGTCGACAGCCATCTGGTCACCGACTACGACCAGCCGGTTCCTTCATTCGACTCGAAGTACGAGGTGAAGATCCCATGA